A genome region from Bufo gargarizans isolate SCDJY-AF-19 chromosome 2, ASM1485885v1, whole genome shotgun sequence includes the following:
- the LOC122925473 gene encoding olfactory receptor 6N1-like, whose protein sequence is MQENNLTVVTEFILLGFQGSQYLTTFLFCLLLVVYYGTICGNLLIITVVSSSKNLHTPMYFFISQLSMSDILLTTDIVPNMLHILLNNTGTVTFSGCIIQFYVFCGSEIFECFLLTVMSYDRYVAICNPLHYTSIMTTTYCMRLVVICWLLGFFTAFIDILMILRLKFCGPNIIDHFFCDLVPLIEMACSDKYFIKLQIYLLSIPTVITPPIIIIMSYVKIISVILRIPSNTSRQKAFSTCSSHLIVVSIFYWTLFTVYIVPTRGQTLTMSKILSLLYTVFTPLINPIIYSLRNKDINKAVQKCLDKLELTLHQQY, encoded by the coding sequence ATGCAGGAGAACAATCTGACTGTGGTCACAGAGTTTATCCTTCTAGGATTTCAAGGCAGTCAATATTTAACAACATTCctgttctgtcttctcctcgTGGTTTACTATGGAACAATATGTGGGAACCTCCTGATCATCACAGTGGTGTCCTCCAGCAAGAACCTCCACACTCCAATGTACTTTTTCATCTCACAATTGTCCATGAGTGACATCTTATTAACAACTGATATTGTTCCCAACATGCTTCACATCCTACTGAATAATACGGGGACCGTTACTTTTTCTGGCTGTATCATTCAGTTTTATGTTTTCTGTGGTTCAGAGATATTTGAGTGCTTTCTCCTCACAGTGATGTCCTATGACAGATATGTGGCCATCTGTAATCCCCTCCATTACACTTCTATTATGACAACTACATATTGTATGAGATTGGTTGTCATCTGCTGGTTGTTAGGATTTTTCACTGCGTTCATTGACATTCTAATGATTCTGAGGTTAAAATTTTGTGGTCCAAATATCATTGATCATTTCTTCTGTGACCTTGTCCCATTGATAGAAATGGCCTGTTCTGATAAGTATTTCATTAAACTTCAAATCTACTTACTAAGTATACCGACGGTCATCACACCGCCCATAATAATCATTATGTCTTATGTTAAAATTATTTCAGTCATCTTAAGGATTCCATCCAATACCAGTAGacagaaagccttctccacctgtaGCTCCCACCTCATTGTGGTCTCCATATTTTACTGGACTTTGTTCACAGTTTATATTGTTCCAACAAGAGGACAAACACTGACCATGAGTAAAATCCtatcactgctgtatactgtgtttaCTCCTTTGATCAACCCCATTATATACAGTCTGAGGAATAAAGACATAAATAAAGCCGTACA